A stretch of DNA from Mycobacterium senriense:
GCAGTGCCGGCACCGGGCGATCGCGCGGCACCGCGCGCAGGCCAGCGACGGGAGGTACCCCCGTCGCGGCACCTGCACCAGCACCGGCGCCCCGGCCTGCAGCGCCGAACGGGCGGCGCGCAGCGCGATGGACGGGATGCGCGCCGTACGCGCCGCCGGGTCCCGCTCGTCGGCGTAGCCGGTGTCGTCCAGGGCGATCACCCGCGGCGTGCGGGCCCGCACCACCGGCCGCGCCGCGACGATGTCGTGGGCCCAGCCGCTGCGCACCAGCGCGTGGGCTTCGGCGGTACGCGCGTAGCCGCCGATCAGGGCCGCGCACCGGGCCTGATGCGCGCGCAGCATCGCCACCTCGCGGGCGTGCGGGTACGGCGCCCGCGGCTCGGCCAGGCTGTCATCGGCGTCGGCCCACACCATGACCAGCCCGAGATCGCTCAGCGGCGCGAACACCGCACTGCGCGTGCCGATCACCAACCGCGCGGAGCCGCGCAGCGCGGCCAGCCAGCGCCGGTACCGGGCCGCCGGCCCCAGGCCGGCCGACAGGGCCACCACGCTGCCCTCGTCGATCCGCGCCGTCGCGGCCTGCCACAGCGCGTCTAGGTCGCGCTGGTCGGGAACGATCGCCAGCACCGAGCGGCCGGTGCGCACCGTTTGCGCGGCGGCCTCGGTGAACCGGTCCGTCCAGGACTCGCCCGGCAGCGCCTGCCAGACGGCCCGGGCGGCCCGCGATTCGGCCAGCGCGGCCAGGAACTGTGCGCCCCGGCCGTAACCGTCCCAGCCCGACGGGTCGACGGGCTCCGGGACCGCCGCATCGCGGCTGACCAGGGCTTCCCGTTCCACCCGGGCGTGCCGGGCCGGCACGGCCAGGCGCAACACGTCGGGCCGGGTGCCGGCGTAGTGCGCGGCCACCGCGTCGACCAGCCGGCGGATCTCCGGGGTGAGCACCGGCTCGGCCGACACGACGCGATCCAGCCAGCCCAGCTTTCCGGAATGGTCGGTGTCGTTGCGGCGCTCCAGCACGAAGCCGTCGACCAGCCGCCCGTGGAAGCGCACCCGCACCCGCACCCCGGGCTGGGCGTCATCGGACTGCTCGGCCGACACCAGGTAGTCGAACTCCCGATCCAGATGCGGCACCGACAGCATCGGCAGCACCCGGGCGATGGGCTCCACCTCGACGGGCGTGCGCGCGCTCGGACTCACCGCGTCCCCGGGCCGCGAATCATGTTGTCATCCAATGTGTTAACCGTCCGGTCCGCAGCGTACCGGGCAGGGGCGACAATCAGCCCTCGGCGGGCGCCGGGGCGTCCCCGGCGGCGTCGGCGGGAAGCTCGCGGCCGAAGAAGAACCCGGCCGTGATCAGGATCTGGGCCGCCGCATACGACCACCAGATCGGCACCGCCAGCGCCTCATTGCCCAGGATGAAGCGTGCGATGGCGATCATCGAGTCCGAGGCCGCGAAACACACCGCCCCCACCGCCGTCCAGATCGTAGGCAGTTTCGCCAGCAGGGCCGTGCACACCATCGCGGTTAGCACCACGATGTAGACCGTCACCGGAAGCGTCAGCTTCTCCGCGCCCAGGTGCGGCCAGAACCAGGCCAGCAGCGCGATCGACGCGGCACACATCAGGACCACCGCAACGATGCGTGCCGTCGACGGCGGCGCATCCTTCGAGAACGCCGGCACCAGTGGCAGCAGCGCGGCCAGAAAACACAAGTGCGCCAACAGGAATGCCGCCAGACCCACCACGAAGGACAGCGTCCACCACGGGATCGCCAGCACCCAGTCGCCGATGGCCGAGAGCAGCAGCGCCAGCATCAGCCACCGCCGCTCGCGGACGTAGGCGTGCCCGGCCGCGGCCAGCGTCAGCAGCAACGCCATCGAGGCCTTGAACGCAGGCTGCAGCACCCAGTGCCCGGTCAACTCGATTCCGGGCGGCGAGCGCAGCGCCAGCACGGTCAGGTAGATGCCGTAGCCGAGAGCCACCCAGCCGGCCACCACCCAGGCGCCGGCCACCAGACGAGGTGCGTACGGTACGTCCATGCCCAGCTTGGATAACACAGCCGACGAGAAACCCGCTATCGACCCCATCCTGCAGAAGGTACTGGATGCGGTTCCCTTTCGGCTATCAACTGAGGACGGAATCGACGCGGCAAGGCAGCGGTTCCGCGACCTGCCGCGCCGGCCGCTGCATCCCGAGCTGCGGGTCGAGGACCGCACGATTCCCGGGCCCGCGGGCGCCATCGCGATCCGGATCTATTGGCCGCCAAGCCATTCCGAAGCCCGCTCGGCTGACACCAAGGCGCCCGTCGTGCTGTATTTCCACGGCGGCGGGTTCGTCATCGGCGACCTCGACACCCACGACGGCACGGCCCGTCAGCACGCGGTCGGCGCCGACGCGATCGTGGTGTCCGTCGACTACCGACTGGCCCCCGAGCACCCCTACCCCGCCGCGGTCGAAGACGCTTGGGCCGCAACGCTTTGGGTCGCCGAGAACGTCGCCGGACTGCACGGCGACCCGAACCGGATCGCCCTCGCCGGGGATTCGGCCGGCGGCACCATCTCCGCCGCGGTGGCGCAGCGGGCGCGGGACAACGCCGCCCCACCGATCGTGTTCCAGCTGCTGTGGTATCCGTCGACCATGTGGGACGCGTCGCTGCCGTCGTTCACCGAGAACGCCACCGCACCGATCCTGGACGTCAGGGCCGTCGCGGAGTTCTCTCGTTGGTACGCGGGCGAAGTCGACATGTCGGATCCGCCGTCGGACATGGCGCCGGGTCGGGCGAAGGATCTGAGCAACCTGGCGCCGGCCTACATCGCCGTCGCCGGATACGACCCGCTGCGCGACGACGGCATCCGCTACGGCGAATTGCTGACCGCCGCAGGCGTCGACGCCCGGGTGCACAACGCCGAGACGCTGGTACACGGCTACCTGGGCTATGCCGGCGTGGTTCCCGCAGCCACCGCGGCCCTCGAGGGCGGACTGGCCGCGCTGCGAACCGCCCTGCACCGGTGACCCTGCGGCGTACGGTGAACGCATGAACGAGCCGACCACCGCCCGGCCCGGGATCGACCCGACGTTCAAGTCGTTGCTCGACGCCTTCCCGATGACCTTCCGCGAGGCCGACGGTGTCGAGGTCGCCCGCTCGCGGCTCCGGCTGCTCAAAGTGCCGCCGAAAATGCTGCCGGACCTGCGGATCGAGAACCGCACGATCGCCCACGGCGAGCGCACCGACATCCCGGTGCGCATCTACTGGCCCGACAGCGAGGCGCGCCCGCTGCCCGTGGTCGTCTTCTACCACGGCGGCGGCTTTTGCCTGGGCGACCTGGACACCCACGACCCGGTCGCCCGCGCGCACGCCGTCGGCGCCGAGGCCATCGTGGTGTCCGTCGGCTACCGGCTGGCCCCCGAGCATCCGTTCCCGGCCGGCGTGGACGACTGCTGGGCGGCCCTGCAATGGGTCGCCGAGAACGCGGCCGAGCTCGGCGGCGACCCCGGCAACATCGCCGTGGCCGGCGACTCGGCGGGTGGCAACCTCGCGGCGGTGACGGCGCTGCTGGCCCGCGACAACGGCGGCCCGGCGCTGCGCTTCCAGTTGCTGTGGTACCCGACGGTCACCGCGGATCAGTCCCTGCCGGCGTACACCGACAACGCCGAGGCGCCGATCCTGAACCGTGAGGTCATCGACGCGTTCCTGTCCTGGTACGTGCCCGACCTCGATATCACCGACCCGAAGTCGCTGCCGACCACCATGGCCCCCGCGAACGCCGCGGACCTGTCCGGGCTGGCGCCCGCCTACATCGGCACCGCCGAACATGATCCGCTGCGCGATGACGGGGCCCGCTACGCCGAGCTGCTGGGCGCCGCCGGCGTGCCGGTGGGGCTGAGCAACGAGCCCACCCTCGTGCACGGATTCGTCAGTTTCGCCCTGGCGATACCCGCCGCCGCGGAGGCCACCGAGCGCGGCCTGACGGCTCTGCACAAGGCGCTGCACCCCTAGGCAGGCAACGATGGTCCCGAACGAAGACGAAACCCCCGACTATCACACGCTGATCATCGGCGCCGGGTTCTCCGGCATCGGTGCGGCGATCAACCTGGACAGGGCGGGGCTGCCCGATTACCTGGTGATCGAGGCGGGCGACGGAGTCGGCGGCACCTGGCACTGGAACACCTATCCCGGTATCGCCGTGGATATTCCGTCGTTCTCCTACCAGTTCTCCTTCGAGCAGAGCCGGCACTGGTCGCGCACCTACGCGCCCGGCCGTGAGCTCAAGGCCTATGCCGAACACTGCGCGGACAAATACGGCATCCGTTCCCGAATCCGGTTCAACACCAAGGTGCAAGCCGCCGAGTTCGACGACGAGCGCGGCCTGTGGCGGGTGCAGACCGACCCGGCGGGTGAGGTCACGGCGAGGTTTTTGGTCAGCGCCTGCGGCGTCCTGACGGTGCCCAATCTGCCCGATATCGACGGCGTCGACTCGTTCGGCGGCATCACCATGCACACCGCGCGGTGGGACCACAACCAGGATCTGCGCGGCAAGCGCGTCGCGGTGATCGGCACCGGCGCTTCGGCCGTGCAGGTGATTCCCGAGATTGCGCCAATCGTGTCGTCGCTCACCGTATTTCAGCGCACCCCTATCTGGTGCTTCCCCAAGCTCGACGTCCCGCTGCCCGCGCCCGCGCGTTGGGCGATGCGAATTCCCGGCGGCAAGTTCCTGCAGCGCCTGCTCAGCCAGGCCTACGTGGAGCTCACCTTCCCCATCTCGGCGCACTACTTCACGGTCCTCCCGCTGGCCAAGAGGATGGCCTCGTTGGGGAAATCGTATCTGCGGCAACAGGTTCGGGATCCGGTGGTGCGCGAGCAGCTCACCCCGCAGTACGCCGTCGGCTGCAAACGCCCCGGCTTCCACAACGGCTACCTCGCCACATTCAACCGCGACAACGTCCGGCTGGTCACCGAACCGATCGACAAGATCACGCCCGACGCGGTGGCCACCACCGACGGTGAGAACCACGAGATCGACGTGCTGATCCTGGCGACCGGTTTCAAGGTGATGGACCCCGACAACGTGCCGACCTTCGCCGTGACCGGGAGCGGCGGAAAATCGTTGAGCCGCTTCTGGGACGAGCACCGGCTGCAGGCCTACGAGGGCGTCACCGTGCCGGGATTTCCCAACCTGTTCACCGTGTTCGGCCCGTACGGTTACGTCGGCTCTTCGTATTTCGCGCTGATCGAGGCGCAAACGCATCACATCGTGCGCTGCCTCAAGCGGGCCAAGCGCATCGGTTCGACCCGCGTCGAGGTGAGCCAGGAGGCCAACGACCGCTACTTCGCCGAGATGATGCGCCGGCGGCCGCGGCAGATCTTCTGGCAGGACAGCTGCCGGCTTGCCAACAGCTACTACTTCGACAAGAACGGTGACGTTCCGCTGCGGCCGGGCACCACCCCGGAGGTGTACTGGCGCAGCCGGAGATTCAACCTGGACGACTACCGGTTCACCCGCTAGCGGCTACGCTGCACACGTGGCGAAGGAATTCGAGAGCATCGACACGTCGCTTCGCGACTTCATCCGGAAGCAGGCCGTATTCTTCGTCGCCACCGCCCCGTCCGACGGTGGGCGGATCAACCTGTCCCCCAAGGGGTATCGCGACACGTTCGCGGTGCTCGACGAGCACACCGTCGCCTACCTGGATCTGTTCGGCAGCGGCGTGGAAACCATCGCCCATCTGCGCGACAACGGCCGGATCACCATCATGTTCTGCTCGTTCACCCGCAACTCGCGGATCCTGCGGCTGTTCGGCACCGGACGGGTGATCCGCCCGGACCACACCGAATTCGCCGAGCTGATGCGGCATTTCGGCGACCAGCGCGCGGGGGTCCGCGCCATCATCGTGGTCGACGTGGAGCGGATCGCCGACGCCTGCGGATTCGCGGTGCCCTACTACGAGCTCGTCGACGAACGGCCGGTGCTAGACGCCACCCATCGCAAGGCCACCGACGAACAGTACGGCCGGCTGGTCGGTCGGAACCGGCGCAGCATCGACGGACTCCCCGCGCTGGACGCGGATCACCCCCTGCCGCGTTAGATCGCGCGTTTGAGGTCGTCGACCTTGTTGAGCTGCTCCCACGGCAGCTCGATGTCGGTGCGACCGAAGTGGCCGTACGCGGCGGTCTGCGCGTAGATCGGGCGCAGCAGGTCCAGGTCGCGGATGATCGCGCCGGGCCGCAGGTCGAACACCTCGGGGACGATCTTCTCGATCTTGACCGGGTCGACCGTCGCGGTGCCGAAGGTCTCGATGAACAACCCGACCGGGGCGGCCTTGCCGATGGCGTAGGCCACCTGCACCTCGACCCGCTCCGCCAGCCCGGCGGCGACGATGTTCTTGGCCACCCAGCGCATCGCGTAGGCCGCCGAACGGTCCACCTTGGACGGATCCTTGCCGGAGAAGGCGCCGCCGCCGTGGCGGGCCCAGCCGCCGTAGGTGTCGACGATGATCTTGCGGCCGGTCAGGCCGGCGTCGCCCATCGGGCCGCCGAGGACGAACTTGCCGGTCGGGTTGACCAGCACCCGGGTCGCCGACGAGTCCAGGGTGTCGTGGGCCAGCTCCTCGAGCACGGTCTTGAGCACGTGCTGGCGGATGTCGGGATCGAGGGTCTTCTCCAGGTCGATGCCGTCGGCGTGCTGAGTGGAGACCACCACGGTGTCTAGGCGGACCGGAACGTCGTCCTCGTACTCGATGGTGACCTGCGTCTTGCCGTCGGGACGCAGGTAGGGCAGCGTGCCGTTCTTGCGGACCTCGGTCAGCTTCCGCGACAGCCGGTGGGCCAGCGCGATGGGCAGCGGCATCCGCTCGGGGGTGTCGTTGATCGCGTAGCCGAACATCAGGCCCTGGTCGCCGGCGCCCTGCAGGTCCAGCGGGTCGGCGGCACCCTCGACGCGGTGCTCGTGGGCGGTGTCGACGCCCTGGGCGATGTCGGGTGACTGCGCCCCGATGCCGATGTTGACCCCACACGTGTTCCCGTCGAAGCCCTTGTCCGAGGAGTCGTAGCCGATGTCGAGGATGCGCTCGCGAACCGTGTTGGTGATGTCGGCGAACGCCTCCTTGGCCGTCGTGGTCACCTCGCCCACCACGTGCACCTGTCCGGTGGTGACCAGCGTCTCGACGGCGACACGTGAACGGGGGTCCTGCGCCAGGAGGGCGTCGAGGACCGAGTCGCTGATCGCGTCACAGATCTTGTCGGGATGTCCCTCAGTCACCGACTCACTGGTAAACAGGCGACCCTTTTCGCTCACAATGACAATCCTTCCAATTAGTTAGTTAGCCGAATTATATCGGTTGGCGTCGGCCCGGCCAGCACCTCCCCCGGTGCCGAGAAGAACTCGACCGCTCTATCCGCCGTCCCCGTGCAGGAACGCGGCGATCGCATCCACGATACGACTGGCCATCAATGTCTTGGAGCCGTGCTGCAGCGCCGACTCGGTACCGTCGGCCGCCAGCAGCCAGCCGTCGTTGCTGTCCACCTCGAAGGCCCGGCCGTCACCCACCGCGTTGACGACCAACAGGTCGCAGCCCTTGTTGCGCAGCTTCGCCCGGGCGTGAAACAGCACGTCCCCGTTGGCGTCGCCGGTCTCGGCGGCGAATCCCACGATGGCACGCATGTTGGGCAGCTCGCCGTTGCTCCGCGCGCGTACCGCACCCGCCAGCACGTCGTCGTTGCGGACCAACTCGATCGTGGGCGGCTGGTCTTGCTCCTTCGGGCCCTTTTTGATCTTGGCGGCCGCAACCCGGGCCGGCCGGAAGTCGGCGACGGCGGCGGCCATCACCAGCACGTCCGCCTCGGCCGCGTGCTTGGCGACGGCGTCGCCCAGTTGCTCGGCGGAGCTGACGTGGACCACCTCGACGCCGGCGGGGTCGATCAGCCCGGCGGTGTGCCCGGCGATCAGCGTGACCTCGGCGCCGCGCTGGGCGGCCACCCGCGCCACCGCATAGCCCTGCTTGCCGGAGCTGCGGTTGCCGATGAAGCGCACCGGGTCGACCGGTTCACGCGTGCCCCCGGCCGTCACCAGCACCTTGCAGCCGGCGAGGTCGTAGGGCAGCGCGTCGTGGCGTTCCAGCAGCAGATGAGCCAGCGTGGTGATCTCCTCGGCCTCCGGTAGCCGGCCCGAGCCGCTGTCCGTCCCGGTGAGCCGGCCGGCGGCGGGTTCGAGCACCACCGCCCCCCGGCGGCGCAGCGTGGCGACGTTGTCGACGGTGGCCGGGTGCAACCACATCTCGGTGTGCATCGCCGGCGCGAACAGCACCGGACAGCGCGCGGTCAGCAGGGTGGCGGTCAGCAGATCGTCGGCCCGGCCGTGTACGGCGCGGGCCAGCAGGTCCGCGGTGGCCGGCGCAACCACGACCAGGTCGGCCTGCTTGCCCAGCTGGACGTGCGGAACCTCCGGCACGTCGTCGAAGACGCCGGTGCGCACCGGCTGGCCGGAGAGCGCCTCGAAGGTGGCGGCCCCGACAAAACGCAGCGCGGACTCGGTCGGGATGACGCGGACCGAATGACCGGCCTCGGCGAGCTGACGAACGACGGTGCACGCCTTATAGGCGGCGATACCGCCGGAGACGCCGACGATTACTCTCTTCGCGACCCGATCGCGGTTGTCCACAGCGCGCCCGGCCCGGCCCTGTTACTCGCCCTCGGTGTGCTCTAGGAGGTCGCCGTGGATCTCGCGCATCGCGATCGAAAGCGGCTTTTCCTGCAGCCCCGGCTCGACCAGCGGACCGACGTATTCGAGGATGCCCTCACCGAGCTGGTTGTAGTAGTCGTTGATCTGACGGGCGCGCTTGGCGGCGTAGATCACCAGGGCGTACTTGCTCGAGACGCGGTCCAGCAGCTCGTCGATCGGCGGGTTGGTGATGCCCAGCGGGGTGTCGTAGGCGCCTGGTCCCCCGGCGGACGGATCGAACCGGTCGGGGACCGCGGCCAATGCCGCGTCGGACTGCGGAATACTCACTTAGGTCAATCTCCTGGCGGATTGGAGCGGCTCTTGAACTGGAAAGCCGCTGAAAGAAGCTGAAAATCTCGGTGGTCAATCTTGCTGGGATGCGGTCTGGCCAGACGGGTCATGCCGGCCCGGCGCAGTTCCCACCAGCAAGGATACCAATTCGGAGCACGCTGACTCCAATTCGCTGTTCACGACCACCCGGTCGAAGTCATTTTGGGCCGCCATTTCGATGCGGGCGGTCTCCAGCCGCCGCCGCATGACCTCCGGCGTCTCGGTGCCGCGGCCGACGAGCCTGGCCCTGAGGTCCTCCCAGCTGGGCGGCGCCAGAAAGACCGCGAGGGCCTCGGGCATCGCCTTCTTGACGGCCCGGGCCCCGGCCAGATCGACCTCGATCAGCACCGGAAATCCGCGGGCCGTGGCGGCCCGGACCGGCTCGGCCAGGGTCCCGGATCGGTGCAGTCCCGAGTGGATTTCGGCCCACTCCAGCAGCGCCCCCGCGTCGATGAGCTGCTGAAAGCGGGCCGGGGTGACGAAGTGGTAATCGACGCCGTCGACCTCGCCCGGCCGCGGCGCCCGCGTCGTGGCCGAGACGCTGAAATGCAGGTCCGGGACCCGCTCCCGCAGGCATCGGACCACAGTCGACTTGCCGACCGCGGAGGGACCGGACAGCACGACCACACGTCCGTTACCTGGTGGTTCAGGACGTGTGCCGTGCTGGACGTCCGGTCCCCCGCCGGCGCTCACAGGCGCTCCTTGGGCCGGTGCGCCCACGGCTCGGTTAGGAGCCGAACTTTTCCAGCAGGGCCTTGCGCTGACG
This window harbors:
- a CDS encoding primosomal protein N', translated to MSPSARTPVEVEPIARVLPMLSVPHLDREFDYLVSAEQSDDAQPGVRVRVRFHGRLVDGFVLERRNDTDHSGKLGWLDRVVSAEPVLTPEIRRLVDAVAAHYAGTRPDVLRLAVPARHARVEREALVSRDAAVPEPVDPSGWDGYGRGAQFLAALAESRAARAVWQALPGESWTDRFTEAAAQTVRTGRSVLAIVPDQRDLDALWQAATARIDEGSVVALSAGLGPAARYRRWLAALRGSARLVIGTRSAVFAPLSDLGLVMVWADADDSLAEPRAPYPHAREVAMLRAHQARCAALIGGYARTAEAHALVRSGWAHDIVAARPVVRARTPRVIALDDTGYADERDPAARTARIPSIALRAARSALQAGAPVLVQVPRRGYLPSLACARCRAIARCRHCTGPLSLQEGGAALLCRWCGRVDPTRRCARCGSDAVRAVVVGARRTAEELGRAFPGTAVITSSGDGVVAEVAAGPALVVATPGAEPQASGGYGAALLLDTWALLGRQDLRAAEDALWRWMTAAALVRARGDGGVVMVVAESSLPTVQSLIRWDPVGHAEAEVTARAEVGLPPSVHMAAVDGTAGAVTALLDEARLSDQESFQADLLGPVDLPAGVRRPAGTPAGAPVTRMLVRVPRQQGLALAAALRRGVGVLSARQTHEPARVQIDPLHIG
- a CDS encoding lysoplasmalogenase; the encoded protein is MDVPYAPRLVAGAWVVAGWVALGYGIYLTVLALRSPPGIELTGHWVLQPAFKASMALLLTLAAAGHAYVRERRWLMLALLLSAIGDWVLAIPWWTLSFVVGLAAFLLAHLCFLAALLPLVPAFSKDAPPSTARIVAVVLMCAASIALLAWFWPHLGAEKLTLPVTVYIVVLTAMVCTALLAKLPTIWTAVGAVCFAASDSMIAIARFILGNEALAVPIWWSYAAAQILITAGFFFGRELPADAAGDAPAPAEG
- a CDS encoding alpha/beta hydrolase; the protein is MPSLDNTADEKPAIDPILQKVLDAVPFRLSTEDGIDAARQRFRDLPRRPLHPELRVEDRTIPGPAGAIAIRIYWPPSHSEARSADTKAPVVLYFHGGGFVIGDLDTHDGTARQHAVGADAIVVSVDYRLAPEHPYPAAVEDAWAATLWVAENVAGLHGDPNRIALAGDSAGGTISAAVAQRARDNAAPPIVFQLLWYPSTMWDASLPSFTENATAPILDVRAVAEFSRWYAGEVDMSDPPSDMAPGRAKDLSNLAPAYIAVAGYDPLRDDGIRYGELLTAAGVDARVHNAETLVHGYLGYAGVVPAATAALEGGLAALRTALHR
- a CDS encoding alpha/beta hydrolase; its protein translation is MNEPTTARPGIDPTFKSLLDAFPMTFREADGVEVARSRLRLLKVPPKMLPDLRIENRTIAHGERTDIPVRIYWPDSEARPLPVVVFYHGGGFCLGDLDTHDPVARAHAVGAEAIVVSVGYRLAPEHPFPAGVDDCWAALQWVAENAAELGGDPGNIAVAGDSAGGNLAAVTALLARDNGGPALRFQLLWYPTVTADQSLPAYTDNAEAPILNREVIDAFLSWYVPDLDITDPKSLPTTMAPANAADLSGLAPAYIGTAEHDPLRDDGARYAELLGAAGVPVGLSNEPTLVHGFVSFALAIPAAAEATERGLTALHKALHP
- a CDS encoding flavin-containing monooxygenase, translating into MVPNEDETPDYHTLIIGAGFSGIGAAINLDRAGLPDYLVIEAGDGVGGTWHWNTYPGIAVDIPSFSYQFSFEQSRHWSRTYAPGRELKAYAEHCADKYGIRSRIRFNTKVQAAEFDDERGLWRVQTDPAGEVTARFLVSACGVLTVPNLPDIDGVDSFGGITMHTARWDHNQDLRGKRVAVIGTGASAVQVIPEIAPIVSSLTVFQRTPIWCFPKLDVPLPAPARWAMRIPGGKFLQRLLSQAYVELTFPISAHYFTVLPLAKRMASLGKSYLRQQVRDPVVREQLTPQYAVGCKRPGFHNGYLATFNRDNVRLVTEPIDKITPDAVATTDGENHEIDVLILATGFKVMDPDNVPTFAVTGSGGKSLSRFWDEHRLQAYEGVTVPGFPNLFTVFGPYGYVGSSYFALIEAQTHHIVRCLKRAKRIGSTRVEVSQEANDRYFAEMMRRRPRQIFWQDSCRLANSYYFDKNGDVPLRPGTTPEVYWRSRRFNLDDYRFTR
- a CDS encoding pyridoxamine 5'-phosphate oxidase family protein, which encodes MAKEFESIDTSLRDFIRKQAVFFVATAPSDGGRINLSPKGYRDTFAVLDEHTVAYLDLFGSGVETIAHLRDNGRITIMFCSFTRNSRILRLFGTGRVIRPDHTEFAELMRHFGDQRAGVRAIIVVDVERIADACGFAVPYYELVDERPVLDATHRKATDEQYGRLVGRNRRSIDGLPALDADHPLPR
- the metK gene encoding methionine adenosyltransferase, with the protein product MSEKGRLFTSESVTEGHPDKICDAISDSVLDALLAQDPRSRVAVETLVTTGQVHVVGEVTTTAKEAFADITNTVRERILDIGYDSSDKGFDGNTCGVNIGIGAQSPDIAQGVDTAHEHRVEGAADPLDLQGAGDQGLMFGYAINDTPERMPLPIALAHRLSRKLTEVRKNGTLPYLRPDGKTQVTIEYEDDVPVRLDTVVVSTQHADGIDLEKTLDPDIRQHVLKTVLEELAHDTLDSSATRVLVNPTGKFVLGGPMGDAGLTGRKIIVDTYGGWARHGGGAFSGKDPSKVDRSAAYAMRWVAKNIVAAGLAERVEVQVAYAIGKAAPVGLFIETFGTATVDPVKIEKIVPEVFDLRPGAIIRDLDLLRPIYAQTAAYGHFGRTDIELPWEQLNKVDDLKRAI
- the coaBC gene encoding bifunctional phosphopantothenoylcysteine decarboxylase/phosphopantothenate--cysteine ligase CoaBC, with the protein product MDNRDRVAKRVIVGVSGGIAAYKACTVVRQLAEAGHSVRVIPTESALRFVGAATFEALSGQPVRTGVFDDVPEVPHVQLGKQADLVVVAPATADLLARAVHGRADDLLTATLLTARCPVLFAPAMHTEMWLHPATVDNVATLRRRGAVVLEPAAGRLTGTDSGSGRLPEAEEITTLAHLLLERHDALPYDLAGCKVLVTAGGTREPVDPVRFIGNRSSGKQGYAVARVAAQRGAEVTLIAGHTAGLIDPAGVEVVHVSSAEQLGDAVAKHAAEADVLVMAAAVADFRPARVAAAKIKKGPKEQDQPPTIELVRNDDVLAGAVRARSNGELPNMRAIVGFAAETGDANGDVLFHARAKLRNKGCDLLVVNAVGDGRAFEVDSNDGWLLAADGTESALQHGSKTLMASRIVDAIAAFLHGDGG
- the rpoZ gene encoding DNA-directed RNA polymerase subunit omega, producing the protein MSIPQSDAALAAVPDRFDPSAGGPGAYDTPLGITNPPIDELLDRVSSKYALVIYAAKRARQINDYYNQLGEGILEYVGPLVEPGLQEKPLSIAMREIHGDLLEHTEGE
- the gmk gene encoding guanylate kinase, yielding MSAGGGPDVQHGTRPEPPGNGRVVVLSGPSAVGKSTVVRCLRERVPDLHFSVSATTRAPRPGEVDGVDYHFVTPARFQQLIDAGALLEWAEIHSGLHRSGTLAEPVRAATARGFPVLIEVDLAGARAVKKAMPEALAVFLAPPSWEDLRARLVGRGTETPEVMRRRLETARIEMAAQNDFDRVVVNSELESACSELVSLLVGTAPGRHDPSGQTASQQD